In the Candidatus Dependentiae bacterium genome, one interval contains:
- a CDS encoding ABC transporter ATP-binding protein codes for MKEIPNKLFSFITTFLKPYRWHFFALVCLTLFAGAISSIETMLLRYMLNCVAERISKNFAGILLVAGMYGVWWLVVGLQWRSYEYLYMKTFPNLESDIVLNLFDYTQRHSHNFFQEQFAGGIANRVIEMGENVCKILTMILEQFGRKFFTILFAFITLTTVHPYLGAIFFCWMFILLSLNFATAGIVGEHSTEFARSKTRIFSQVVDSIANILNVKLFARNEYETNYIKMGLDDMVEKDHTFHMTMLKLRLAETAFCVTYISSILACTLRLYNQNLVSVGDFALVIGLSMTVVDYVWGLTQELGEFEKALGASRTALSVLSIPHDMQDPADSTPLIVTKGTIEFRDVNFTHTKKGILFDHLNITIPGGQKVGLVGFSGSGKTTFINLIIRLYDVIKGGIFIDNQDIANVTQQSLRENMSVIPQSPQLFHRTIMENIRYGNPKATDEQVMEAAKAAFAHEFIKKAEGGYYSFAGERGLRLSGGQVQRIAIARAILKNSPILILDEATSALDSVTEHEIQESFDSLMKEKTVLVIAHRISTLLHMDRILVFDKGKIVGDGSHEELLQQQDSLYAKLWNSQVNGFLWHTDDE; via the coding sequence GTGAAAGAAATCCCAAACAAGCTTTTTTCTTTTATAACAACGTTTTTAAAGCCTTATCGATGGCATTTTTTTGCATTAGTTTGTTTAACGCTTTTTGCGGGAGCGATTTCGTCTATCGAAACGATGTTGTTGCGATACATGCTTAATTGTGTTGCGGAGAGGATTTCAAAAAACTTTGCGGGAATTTTGCTCGTTGCAGGAATGTACGGAGTTTGGTGGCTTGTTGTTGGCTTGCAGTGGCGGTCGTATGAATATTTGTACATGAAGACATTTCCCAACCTAGAGTCAGACATTGTGCTCAACTTGTTCGATTACACTCAGCGCCATTCGCATAATTTTTTTCAAGAGCAGTTTGCGGGAGGGATTGCCAACCGTGTTATCGAAATGGGCGAAAATGTTTGTAAAATTTTGACTATGATTTTGGAACAATTCGGACGCAAATTTTTTACTATTCTTTTTGCGTTTATAACCTTGACGACAGTGCATCCGTATTTGGGGGCTATCTTTTTTTGTTGGATGTTTATTTTGTTGAGTTTGAACTTTGCAACAGCAGGCATTGTGGGAGAGCATTCCACAGAGTTTGCACGAAGCAAAACAAGAATTTTTAGTCAGGTTGTTGATAGCATTGCAAATATTTTGAATGTGAAGTTGTTTGCGCGCAATGAGTATGAAACCAATTACATTAAAATGGGCCTTGATGATATGGTCGAAAAAGATCACACATTTCACATGACTATGTTAAAGCTGCGACTTGCAGAAACAGCATTTTGTGTGACATACATTAGTTCAATTTTGGCCTGTACGTTGCGTTTGTACAATCAAAACTTGGTGAGTGTTGGTGACTTTGCGTTGGTGATTGGTCTTTCTATGACGGTTGTGGATTATGTTTGGGGTCTTACACAAGAACTTGGCGAATTTGAAAAAGCACTTGGTGCGAGCAGGACGGCATTAAGTGTTCTTTCTATCCCACATGACATGCAAGATCCTGCGGATTCAACGCCGTTAATTGTTACCAAGGGAACGATAGAATTTCGTGATGTAAACTTTACACACACAAAAAAAGGAATCTTGTTTGACCATCTTAATATTACTATTCCGGGTGGCCAAAAAGTTGGATTGGTTGGTTTTTCTGGCAGTGGAAAAACAACTTTTATTAATTTAATCATTCGATTGTATGACGTCATTAAGGGTGGGATTTTTATCGACAACCAAGATATTGCAAATGTTACCCAGCAAAGCCTACGTGAAAACATGAGTGTGATTCCTCAAAGCCCGCAGCTTTTTCATAGAACAATTATGGAAAACATTCGATATGGAAATCCAAAAGCGACAGACGAGCAAGTTATGGAGGCTGCAAAAGCGGCATTTGCTCATGAGTTTATAAAAAAAGCAGAAGGAGGATATTATTCGTTTGCTGGTGAACGTGGCTTGCGATTGTCGGGTGGACAGGTGCAGCGCATTGCGATTGCGCGAGCGATTCTAAAAAATTCACCAATTTTGATTTTGGATGAGGCAACTTCTGCACTTGATTCGGTCACGGAGCATGAAATTCAAGAAAGTTTTGATTCTTTGATGAAAGAAAAAACGGTACTGGTAATTGCGCATAGAATTTCAACCTTGCTGCACATGGATCGTATTTTGGTTTTTGACAAGGGCAAAATAGTTGGCGATGGATCTCACGAAGAGCTTTTGCAACAGCAAGATTCTTTGTATGCAAAATTATGGAATTCGCAAGTTAATGGTTTTTTGTGGCATACCGATGATGAATGA
- the mnmG gene encoding tRNA uridine-5-carboxymethylaminomethyl(34) synthesis enzyme MnmG, with product MDSYFDVIVIGAGHAGCEAAYASAKMGSKTLLLTLDTAKIATMPCNPSIGGIGKGHIVHEIAAFDGIMPKIASKTYLQARMLNTSKGPAVQGLRLQIDKYEYSKQATQELSRTKNLTIHQGKAHSLLTKNNADRKSVSGITTVNGETFYAPTVVITTGVFLNGTIHIGTVNYAGGPYGSDSSIELSSSLATQLNTPLGRLKTGTPPRLLKESLDYSKFELQTAEPLEYLFEFDHFPVTEKISCYQTATTAETCQIIFDNLSKSAMYSGNIKGVGPRYCPSIEDKIGRFKERTQHHVFVEPESEFCGEIYPAGLSTSLPLEVQQAYINSIPGFENAIISKPGYAIEYDFLQPSNLKHSLETKAIDGLFFAGQINGTTGYEEAAGQGLVAGINAHLKAHDQPAFILSRTESYIGVMIDDLITLGVDEPYRMFTSRAERRLILRQDNVFARLMPYAHQFGMVNADLYQRFLAEEQVIKKSVDLIFKDRKPEGLFDLFHVYDFTKDAQQKARNALEKSLAEIDVNSKALSSRALIRIYAEIRYSGYIEKEEREVEKVLKNKGILIPEDFSYKGLPGLSTELTKKLEFHRPKTLADLDLIPGMTPAGVSLILFHLKQNKKRQTVCD from the coding sequence ATGGATTCATATTTTGATGTTATTGTGATTGGTGCTGGCCATGCTGGCTGCGAGGCCGCGTATGCGTCTGCCAAAATGGGCTCCAAAACGCTTCTGTTGACCTTAGATACCGCCAAAATCGCCACCATGCCGTGCAACCCATCCATCGGGGGGATCGGGAAAGGACATATTGTTCATGAAATCGCCGCATTCGATGGAATAATGCCAAAAATAGCATCAAAAACCTACCTGCAAGCCAGAATGCTCAATACAAGTAAAGGCCCTGCCGTGCAAGGCCTACGACTGCAAATCGATAAATACGAGTATTCAAAGCAAGCAACACAAGAGTTGTCACGTACAAAAAACTTAACTATTCATCAAGGCAAAGCCCACTCCTTGCTCACAAAAAACAACGCTGACCGAAAAAGCGTAAGCGGAATTACAACCGTAAATGGCGAAACCTTTTATGCGCCAACCGTTGTTATCACAACCGGGGTCTTCCTGAATGGCACAATTCATATTGGAACGGTAAATTACGCCGGTGGACCATACGGATCTGATTCTTCAATCGAACTTTCATCGTCCTTAGCGACACAATTAAATACCCCGCTTGGAAGGCTCAAAACGGGAACCCCGCCACGCTTGCTCAAAGAGAGTCTTGATTATTCAAAATTCGAACTTCAAACAGCTGAACCCTTAGAATATTTATTTGAATTCGATCACTTTCCAGTCACAGAAAAAATTTCATGCTACCAAACAGCAACAACTGCCGAAACCTGCCAAATTATTTTTGATAATCTTTCAAAATCTGCAATGTACTCTGGCAACATCAAAGGAGTTGGTCCGCGATATTGCCCATCAATTGAAGACAAAATCGGCAGATTCAAAGAGCGCACACAACATCACGTATTTGTTGAACCCGAAAGCGAATTTTGTGGAGAAATCTATCCAGCTGGTCTTTCAACTTCGCTGCCGCTTGAAGTTCAACAAGCCTACATCAATAGTATCCCGGGATTTGAAAACGCAATCATCAGTAAACCTGGATACGCTATCGAATATGATTTCTTGCAACCAAGCAACCTCAAACATTCGCTTGAAACAAAAGCTATTGATGGATTGTTTTTTGCCGGACAAATTAACGGTACAACCGGATACGAAGAAGCTGCTGGCCAAGGGCTTGTTGCGGGAATCAACGCACACCTTAAAGCTCACGATCAACCAGCATTTATTTTAAGCAGAACCGAAAGTTACATCGGCGTCATGATCGACGATCTGATCACACTGGGGGTTGATGAACCTTACCGCATGTTTACCTCACGCGCAGAACGCAGACTCATATTGCGACAAGATAATGTGTTTGCACGACTCATGCCATACGCGCATCAATTTGGCATGGTAAATGCTGACTTGTACCAACGCTTTTTAGCAGAAGAACAGGTCATTAAAAAATCAGTCGATCTGATATTTAAAGATCGAAAACCTGAAGGTTTGTTTGATCTCTTTCATGTATACGATTTTACCAAAGATGCACAACAAAAAGCTCGCAACGCGCTTGAAAAAAGCCTTGCAGAAATTGATGTTAATTCAAAAGCACTTTCTTCAAGAGCTCTGATTAGAATTTATGCAGAAATTCGTTATTCAGGATACATCGAAAAAGAAGAACGCGAAGTAGAAAAAGTTCTAAAAAACAAAGGAATACTTATTCCTGAAGACTTTTCCTACAAAGGACTGCCAGGCCTTTCGACTGAGCTCACAAAAAAACTTGAATTTCATCGTCCAAAAACACTTGCAGATCTTGACCTTATTCCGGGAATGACACCTGCAGGCGTGTCATTAATTCTGTTTCATTTAAAACAAAACAAAAAAAGACAAACTGTTTGCGATTAA